One region of Theileria equi strain WA chromosome 4 map unlocalized gcontig_1105316255039, whole genome shotgun sequence genomic DNA includes:
- a CDS encoding conserved hypothetical protein (encoded by transcript BEWA_053160A): MVQSRLAAITLSHFWFLYKFSRMESSTNRIFKLISCYHQLFLDHTVKYVTLRWMYFGFISTLFWIYIFTVNTHYVIAYMYAVFLLNLLLRFITPLSFDDLCAAQEDANGGTILPCSENDAKKSGVATRNNAKSKDNVYEFKPFLRQMNEFTFWLSATRITYIALCSLFFEFLDLPVFWPLLVLYFALLFTTTMNQQIRNMIKYKYVPFNFSKRTYGSVSRS, from the exons ATGGTGCAATCCAGGCTTGCCGCCATTACGCTGTCTCACTTTTGGTTTCTATATAAATTTTCAAGGATGGAAAGTTCAACCAATCgtatatttaaattaaTTTCGTGTTACCATCAGTTGTTTCTGGACCATACAGTAAAATATGTGACACTTAGATGGATGTATTTTGGCTTTATATCAACCCttttttggatttatatatttacaGTTAATACTCACTACGTGATTGCTTATATGTACGCTGTTTTTCTTCTAAACCTCCTCTTGAGATTCATCACACCCTTGAGCTTTGACGACCTATGTGCGGCACAGGAAGACGCCAATGGCGGAACTATCCTACCCTGTTCAGAGAATGACGCAAAAAAATCCGGAGTTGCAACTAGAAACAATGCAAAATCGAAGGACAATGTCTACGAGTTCAAGCCGTTCCTGCGTCAAATGAACGAATTCACCTTCTGGCTATCAGCCACCAGAATAACATACATTGCACTCTGTTCACTCTTCTTTGAGTTTTTGGATCTGCCAGTGTTTTGGCCACTGCTAGTCTTGTACTTTGCTCTCCTCTTCACAACAACAATGAATCAACAAATCAGAAACATGATAAAATACAAGTATGTACCGTTCAACtttt CAAAAAGAACGTATGGAAGTGTAAGCCGATCGTAA
- a CDS encoding DEAD/DEAH box helicase domain containing protein (encoded by transcript BEWA_053140A) has translation MADDLNIYPSKGFTTSDDFSLDSNSGLKSAKGIDRLDSVRDKVDDVSTARAALDNIEAGSFGVTNPSTVNAIIENKEYSPKTRLTLWHALSPTDYMDLFTSVGVSNTSCLISAESLIVYVCCIAEKEGYSLLDLASSSQTLQFIYRVEKFLKSFSDFGATFNLVFFDVFEKIFSPSFVTSDESDDEKFFDGYLLLRSILLSHAKLNNIHHTQYNDWFTDKRWFTYLAENEPTCIFIEDGSSFFYIYNQIYELVNSPGKKGTKANSGNLNIYAEYLSLQSKIDRYSNAVQTLISLCLSHNLSVVYLFDIGKHSHDFQAFISFASSTNISPSLHEEVSGLFIKEYRLHDASSPSNAVVVELLKTLTEFSIENPGLRDLIACNYILQLKQMFSEIDTSTLDDELLLNVNSFLLTFKVFLLHNYLVDILPLKDRSTKPVDTSDWEFFQLNVAASLDFMSSITIPILNDVSKTDYSIKNCSRDICDLFDGNLFVTILYFIITYGKDNGDVVDGTFLSLPAHVTDSFNKFCSYLSLGGPSTFYPIDLSCFKNFGIYDILDRKDVAEPQGAHKVKLVKLNNPFINLFFNMKNLDESSVEWHAPKNDNLLFSFDKLGWRDPSSISERIESIDFHLHSDVKEKQADFHKSSFSQRRSLQHQTTFSFLLSKYLGSQNLHHPIITKLEHHWLDVKLQNLLSLSDNTTQASSQTTTAGSSSKAKLQKSKEKAKKVSAKAEQLRQKHNEAQESKKIESDTNVLSRLEARLPSLFSNENSFEKINENILDFTDGQNRQVDLIYDFKWVKSVISTKQVQLQFLFRMIECLHTAFNGYRLKIIRSKSERSGLRKMICLTSRLILVCFNEYKQLATSEHITLLQTFLMKLGMDNFAKNMFDQWVLVQKDDSQKAPEKDKKSKSRSSKANNDLSKFRVDKVERYDFAIPVGKEAEFQLAYMGDLMERTLGSTTDPRVLFKPDAWQRVLLDVVDARESALVVAPTSTGKTYICYYAMEQVLRLDDDGIVIYVSPNNALALQVTYEVTARFASKTYGTSSSCASVLSASFLEKFHDPKWNSAQILITVPSILEKLLIAMRSSERNFMKRIEYIIFDEIHCISDKEMGPFLERTLHLSPCPFLALSATVGNPLQFHQWLSQIEKTRRGFPDPVVHYISFDERFSDLKLELYNDKSFTPLNPASCLSYYNITTSGFPSDLFLPPKDCYIFISSIMAISKGYARDFEYLIPSNYFDGCTLITKRQYRYYLATLKHEVSLQIQKGAITEEDFSYIISTINSFNVSKEFDEDNIYKLYPLLHVEPASGLSPSPLSLLCNAQHDYLMANEFLQMLNNLEQKKRLPCLVFIFDRNHMNHVLMSTVQLLRRKQWEKYYGTPEAAAATKLQNKQRQDRYQMLMRQYEAERKMRGASREQKEELGLTGSVGETMEMPEEPVDVAEDYDPEFNFYNRKIYVNYTDEVEKFINIAAMSIANRRGADLFIEGLRRGIGIHHEGLPHKFTMLTETLLRLGFLNVIISSKSLAFGINVPCKSVVFAGDNYELTPLMFKQMSGRCGRRGFDLSGHVVFWCIPQKRIKQLLLAQLSNLTGSLSTTPTTVLSSLSAFNSLIIAANSRTAAPLNTSKASSADARVRMTEILSKSREAVIEPKIIAKRLSSIFLKPLQAQFSTGKDSLFDKIKYRISAEILVDLGLIDSQGLVKGCCELSIITREMHPSNLFLSSITQTGTLHKLLEGASDSPYTFLQNMAHIIHRKTEMGSVLLLRRILSPGIRVGSKLMPPLSSNIDVEDIPNTYDVAFPDSFPLLPESTSLKELVSEYNSMVLDIVTKYISLLKAVPLELPLTSVSFDLGSGTDENSWFHDNYKKRYNHSSYRAPFVAIGGKGNQSFGWAHELWLCSNSAEEITVDMIPTLESNSVTITQLDAKYNVIKSFDVKMDNSYICDYWTHGRFSCLRDSNGLGQYGWYYLKRLITFLHHFKYVTKTYTNSLLIADPVHEAILQSLARLEPMFNRI, from the coding sequence ATGGCTGATGATTTGAATATATATCCTTCCAAGGGTTTTACAACCTCTGACGACTTTTCACTGGACTCTAATTCTGGTTTAAAGAGTGCAAAGGGAATAGATAGATTGGATTCTGTTAGGGACAAAGTAGATGATGTCTCTACAGCTAGGGCAGCTTTGGATAATATAGAAGCAGGTTCATTTGGTGTAACGAATCCGTCAACGGTTAATGCAATAATAGAAAATAAAGagtattctccaaaaacCAGATTGACGCTATGGCACGCTTTGTCACCAACCGACTATATGGATTTGTTCACATCAGTTGGTGTTAGTAATACTTCTTGCCTAATTAGTGCTGAATCACTTATTGTTTATGTTTGCTGCATAGCGGAGAAGGAGGGTTACTCGCTATTGGATCTTGCTTCATCTTCACAAACACTGCAATTTATTTACAGAGTTGAAAAATTCCTAAAGAGTTTTTCCGATTTTGGTGCGACCTTTAACTTAGTATTTTTTGACGtctttgaaaagattttttcACCGTCATTTGTTACATCGGATGAATCTGATGATGAGAAATTTTTTGATGGATACCTTCTTTTGAGGAGTATACTGCTTTCTCACGCCAAATTAAACAATATACATCATACGCAATATAACGATTGGTTCACTGATAAGAGATGGTTTACTTATCTGGCTGAAAATGAGCCAACTTGCATATTTATAGAAGATGGCTCATCAtttttttatatttataacCAGATATATGAACTGGTAAATAGCCCAGGAAAAAAAGGTACCAAAGCGAATAGCGGAAACCTTAACATATATGCTGAGTATTTGTCGCTACAGTCTAAAATAGACAGATATTCCAACGCAGTTCAGACTCTAATATCATTGTGTTTGTCACATAACTTATCAGTCGTTTACCTGTTTGACATTGGTAAACATTCGCATGATTTTCAAGCATTTATTTCTTTCGCATCCAGTACGAATATTTCTCCCTCATTACATGAAGAGGTCTCAGGACTGTTCATAAAAGAGTATCGATTGCATGATGCATCAAGCCCATCTAATGCAGTTGTTGTTGAACTATTAAAGACATTAACTGAGTTTTCCATTGAGAATCCAGGTCTACGTGATCTAATTGCATGCAATTACATTTTGCAGTTGAAGCAAATGTTTTCTGAAATTGACACAAGTACTTTGGATGACGAGCTCCTTCTAAATGTAAACAGTTTTCTGCTGACTTTCAAGgtgtttcttcttcacaaCTATTTGGTGGATATTTTGCCATTAAAAGATCGTTCAACTAAGCCTGTAGATACTAGTGATTGGGAATTCTTTCAGTTAAATGTGGCTGCATCTTTGGATTTTATGTCTTCTATCACAATTCCCATCTTGAACGATGTTTCAAAGACGGATTATTCGATTAAAAATTGCAGTAGAGATATTTGCGATTTGTTTGATGGAAATCTCTTTGTAACAATACTTTATTTTATCATTACTTATGGTAAGGATAATGGAGACGTTGTGGATGGAACATTTCTGTCACTACCTGCCCATGTAACAGATTCCTTTAACAAATTTTGTTCCTATTTAAGTTTGGGCGGTCCTTCTACATTTTATCCAATTGATCTCTCctgttttaaaaattttggaatatatGATATTTTGGATCGTAAAGATGTCGCTGAACCTCAGGGTGCACATAAAGTAAAATTGGTGAAACTAAATAACCCATTTATAAATCTATTTTTTAATATGAAGAATCTTGATGAAAGTTCAGTCGAATGGCATGCcccaaagaatgataatttaCTCTTTTCTTTCGATAAACTGGGCTGGCGTGATCCCTCTAGTATATCGGAACGGATTGAATCAATTGATTTTCATTTACACTCCGATGTAAAAGAAAAACAAGCAGATTTTCACAAGAGTTCTTTCAGTCAAAGGCGTAGTTTACAGCACCAGACAACCTTTTCCTTTCTTCTTTCAAAATATCTCGGATCACAAAACCTTCATCATCCTATAATAACTAAACTTGAACATCATTGGTTGGATGTAAAACTTCAAAATCTGTTAAGCCTATCTGATAACACAACACAAGCTTCATCACAAACTACTACAGCAGGATCTAGTAGCAAAgcaaaattacaaaaatctaaggaaaaggcaaaaaaAGTATCTGCAAAGGCTGAACAATTACGCCAGAAACATAACGAGGCACAGGAAAGTAAAAAGATAGAGAGCGATACAAATGTTTTGTCAAGACTAGAAGCTCGTTTGCCATCTCTATTTTCGAATGAAAACAGctttgaaaaaataaatgagaatATACTCGATTTTACGGATGGACAAAATAGACAGGTGGATTTAATATACGATTTTAAATGGGTAAAAAGTGTTATATCTACAAAGCAGGTACAGCTACAGTTCTTATTTAGGATGATTGAGTGTCTACATACAGCTTTCAATGGATATAGACTGAAGATAATAAGATCCAAATCAGAAAGAAGTGGACTAAGGAAAATGATATGCTTGACAAGTAGATTGATTTTAGTCTGCTTTaatgaatataaacaacTGGCTACTTCAGAACATATTACTCTTTTGCAAACGTTCCTCATGAAATTGGGCATGGATAATTTTGCTAAAAATATGTTTGATCAGTGGGTATTGGTACAAAAGGATGATTCACAAAAGGCACctgaaaaggataaaaagtCAAAGAGTCGTTCTTCTAAGGCTAACAATGATCTGTCTAAATTCAGGGTTGACAAAGTTGAGAGATATGATTTTGCAATACCCGTGGGTAAGGAAGCTGAATTTCAACTTGCATACATGGGTGATCTAATGGAACGCACATTGGGTTCGACTACAGATCCTCGTGTTTTATTTAAACCAGATGCATGGCAACGTGTTTTGTTAGATGTAGTTGATGCAAGAGAATCTGCTTTGGTGGTAGCTCCCACGTCAACCGGAAAGACTTACATTTGCTATTATGCTATGGAACAAGTCCTACGTTTGGATGATGATGGTATTGTTATTTATGTTTCTCCAAATAATGCTCTAGCATTGCAAGTAACATACGAAGTTACTGCCAGATTTGCATCAAAAACATATGGAACGTCTTCGTCATGTGCTTCTGTACTTAGTGCTTCGTTTTTAGAAAAGTTTCATGATCCAAAATGGAACAGTGCACAGATCTTGATAACGGTTCCTTCTATACTGGAGAAATTGTTGATTGCTATGCGTAGTTCTGAGCGCAATTTTATGAAACGCATAGAATATAtaatttttgatgaaatcCACTGTATTTCTGATAAAGAAATGGGtccatttttggaaagaaCATTGCATCTATCTCCATGTCCATTCTTGGCTTTATCTGCTACCGTAGGAAATCCTCTACAATTCCACCAATGGTTATCTCAGATTGAAAAAACAAGGCGTGGTTTCCCAGATCCTGTCGTCCACTACATATCATTTGATGAGCGCTTCTCTGATCTAAAGTTGGAACTATATAACGATAAATCGTTTACACCATTAAATCCGGCATCATGTTTATCATATTATAATATTACAACTTCTGGGTTCCCCTCAGATTTATTTTTACCTCCAAAAGATTGCTACATCTTTATTTCATCCATAATGGCTATTTCCAAAGGATATGCTAGGGATTTCGAGTATTTGATACCGTCTAATTACTTTGACGGATGTACACTGATTACAAAGCGTCAGTACCGCTATTACTTGGCAACACTTAAACATGAAGTTTCACTCCAAATACAGAAGGGGGCCATAACGGAAGAAGACTTTTCGTATATTATATCAACAATCAACTCTTTCAATGTTAGCAAAgaatttgatgaagataataTATATAAACTATATCCTTTATTGCATGTAGAACCTGCATCTGGATTATCCCCTTCCCCGCTAAGTCTATTGTGCAATGCACAGCATGATTACTTGATGGCCAATGAATTTTTGCAAATGTTGAATAACCTTGAGCAGAAAAAGAGACTTCCTTGTCTAGTATTTATTTTTGATCGTAATCATATGAATCACGTTTTAATGAGCACTGTTCAACTGTTGCGTAGGAAACAATGGGAAAAGTACTATGGCACACCAGAGGCAGCAGCAGCTACCAAGTTACAGAATAAACAGAGACAGGATAGGTACCAAATGTTGATGCGCCAGTATGAAGCTGAGCGCAAAATGAGGGGTGCCTCAAGAGAACAAAAGGAAGAGTTGGGCTTAACAGGTTCTGTCGGAGAAACCATGGAAATGCCAGAAGAGCCCGTGGATGTTGCAGAAGATTATGATCCAGAGTTTAACTTTTACAACCGCAAGATCTATGTGAACTATACCGATGAAGTAGAAAAGTTTATAAACATAGCGGCAATGTCCATAGCAAATAGGCGTGGAGCAGACTTATTTATAGAGGGACTTAGACGTGGTATAGGTATTCATCATGAAGGTTTACCTCATAAGTTTACAATGTTGACTGAAACTTTACTCCGCTTGGGTTTCCTAAATGTAATCATATCTAGCAAAAGTCTAGCCTTTGGAATTAATGTCCCATGTAAAAGTGTTGTATTCGCTGGAGATAATTACGAATTAACACCCCTCATGTTTAAACAAATGAGTGGTCGTTGTGGACGTCGCGGCTTTGATTTAAGTGGTCACGTTGTTTTCTGGTGCATTCCTcaaaagagaataaagcAGCTTTTGTTGGCTCAACTTTCGAATTTAACTGGATCATTGTCAACAACACCAACTACAGTCTTATCATCTCTTTCTGCATTTAATTCACTGATAATTGCTGCTAATTCGAGAACAGCTGCTCCATTGAATACGAGTAAGGCCAGTTCTGCTGACGCTCGCGTAAGGATGACGGAGATTCTATCAAAGTCAAGGGAAGCGGTAATAGAACCTAAGATAATAGCAAAGAGACTTTCTTCGATATTTTTGAAGCCTCTACAAGCGCAATTTTCTACGGGCAAAGACTCTTTATTTGATAAGATAAAGTACAGAATATCTGCTGAAATATTGGTAGATCTAGGGTTGATCGACTCTCAGGGATTGGTAAAAGGATGTTGCGAACTTTCTATAATAACCAGAGAGATGCATCCATCAAACCTGTTCTTGTCCTCGATTACCCAAACTGGAACTTTGCACAAATTACTTGAAGGTGCAAGTGATTCTCcatatacatttttacaaaatatggCGCATATCATACATAGGAAAACAGAGATGGGATCTGTTTTGTTGTTACGTAGGATTTTGTCTCCGGGAATTAGGGTTGGGTCAAAACTTATGCCGCCGCTTTCATCGAATATTGATGTGGAAGACATACCAAACACTTATGATGTTGcatttccagattcatTCCCATTGCTACCGGAATCTACATCTCTAAAAGAACTGGTATCCGAATATAATTCAATGGTTTTGGATATAGTAACAAAATATATCTCATTGTTAAAGGCTGTACCTCTAGAATTGCCCCTCACTAGCGTATCCTTCGATCTAGGATCAGGTACTGATGAAAACTCATGGTTCCATGACAACTATAAAAAGAGATACAATCACAGTAGCTATAGGGCACCATTTGTAGCTATTGGTGGTAAGGGTAACCAATCATTTGGTTGGGCCCATGAACTATGGCTTTGTTCCAACAGTGCGGAAGAGATTACTGTAGATATGATTCCCACCCTGGAATCTAACAGTGTTACGATTACCCAATTAGATGCAAAGTATAATGTAATAAAATCCTTTGACgtaaaaatggataatTCTTACATTTGTGATTACTGGACACACGGACGATTCTCCTGTTTGAGAGATTCAAACGGTCTAGGACAGTATGGCTGGTACTACCTAAAGAGGTTAATTACATTCCTTCATCACTTCAAATATGTTACTAAAACATATACAAACAGTCTTTTAATCGCCGATCCTGTTCACGAAGCGATATTGCAGTCACTTGCCAGACTAGAACCAATGTTCAACAgaatttaa
- a CDS encoding Ras-related protein Rab7 small GTP-binging protein (encoded by transcript BEWA_053150A): MARKRPILKIIILGDSGVGKTSLMNQFINKKFTNQYRATIGADFLTQEMTVDDKEVTLQIWDTAGQERFQSLGKAFYRGADCCMLVYDTTNQKTFESVESWKSEFLIQVEPKDPDSFPFALIGNKIDDTANRKVSSNKALTWCKANNNIPHFETSAKTAHNVVSAFVEIAKRAIMRDTQDDEIYIPDTLLLDRRNVNNGPGNCSRGLTNFVGCEY, translated from the exons ATGGCTAGAAAGAGACCAATATTGAAAATTATAATTCTCGGGGACAGCGG AGTTGGGAAAACGTCGCTCATGAACCAGTTCATCAACAAGAAATTCACCAATCAGTACCGTGcaacaa TTGGTGCCGACTTTTTGACCCAGGAGATGACTGTGGACGATAAAGAGGTCACGCTTCAG ATATGGGATACAGCTGGTCAAGAAAGGTTTCAGAGCCTAGGAAAGGCGTTTTATAGAGGAGCGGACTGCTGTATGTTGGTGTACGATACTACAAATCAGAAAACATTTGAATCTGTCGAGTCATGGAAATCTGAATTCCTTATTCAGGTAGAGCCAAAGGATCCAGACTCGTTTCCATTTGCGTTGATTGGCAACAAGATTGACGACACCGCAAACAGGAAGGTTAGCTCTAATAAGGCTTTGACCTGGTGCAAGGCAAATAACAACATTCCACATTTTGAAACTAG CGCCAAGACAGCACACAACGTGGTGAGCGCGTTTGTTGAGATCGCAAAGCGTGCTATTATGCGAGATACGCAAGACGATGAAATTTACATCCCGGACACACTCTTGTTGGATAGAAGAAACGTAAACAACGGCCCGGGAAATTGTTCCAGAGGTCTAACAAATTTCGTTGGTTGCGAATACTAA